One Eublepharis macularius isolate TG4126 chromosome 6, MPM_Emac_v1.0, whole genome shotgun sequence DNA segment encodes these proteins:
- the CLDN18 gene encoding claudin-18 — protein sequence MSTTICQVMGLLVSALGLAGCIAATGMDMWSTQDLYDNPVTAVFQYQGLWRSCVSQSSGFTECRPYFTILGLPAMFQAVRALMIVGIVLGAFGLLVAIFSLKCLRIGNMEDSAKANMTLTSGVMFIVAGLCAICGVSVFANMLVTNFWMSTANMYQPGMMQTLQTRYTFGAALFVGWVAGGLALVGGIMMCIACRGLVPEETHYKAVSYNASGKNISYKAGTPYESKKVAAYETAKSDDGRRSYPSKYDYV from the exons ATGTCCACAACAATTTGCCAAGTGATGGGACTTTTAGTGTCAGCCCTGGGTTTAGCTGGCTGCATTGCTGCTACGGGGATGGACATGTGGAGCACCCAGGACTTATATGACAACCCGGTGACAGCTGTGTTCCAGTATCAGGGCCTCTGGAGGAGCTGTGTCAGTCAGAGTTCGGGGTTTACAGAATGTCGGCCTTATTTCACAATTCTTGGGCTACCAG CAATGTTCCAGGCCGTGAGGGCTCTGATGATTGTGGGCATTGTGCTAGGAGCTTTTGGCCTTCTGGTGGCCATTTTTTCCCTGAAGTGTTTGCGTATTGGCAACATGGAAGATTCAGCAAAAGCAAATATGACTTTGACTTCTGGAGTCATGTTTATTGTGGCTG GTCTCTGTGCCATTTGTGGGGTGTCTGTTTTTGCCAACATGCTGGTCACAAACTTCTGGATGTCAACGGCTAACATGTATCAACCAGGAATGATGCAGACACTTCAGACAAG GTATACGTTTGGCGCTGCCCTGTTTGTGGGTTGGGTTGCTGGGGGTTTGGCCTTGGTTGGAGGCATCATGATGTGCATTGCCTGCAGAGGACTGGTGCCAGAAGAGACCCA ttATAAAGCTGTATCCTATAATGCATCAGGAAAAAATATCTCCTACAAGGCTGGAACTCCGTATGAAAGCAAGAAGGTTGCAGCATATGAAACTGCCAAAAGCGATGATGGGAGACGCTCCTATCCTTCAAAATATGACTATGTATAA